The Polaribacter tangerinus genome has a segment encoding these proteins:
- a CDS encoding efflux RND transporter permease subunit, giving the protein MKKIITYFIKYPVAVNVMIIAFVVLGTVGVLNMKSSFFPLVDSQLIRITLAYPGASPAEMEEGVVLKIEDNLKGIVGVERVTSVSRENSANVNVEVEKGKNIDVVLSDVKNAVDRVPSFPSGLEPPVIAKVENIRPTISFTISGENVSLKTLKQYARGVENDIRGIEGISQVVISGFPDEEIEIALRENDLRAYNLSFTEVANAIRNTNLLITGGNIKTAEEDYLIRANNRSYYGVELQNLIVRSQQNGNIIRLKDIAEIRDTWSENPDRLFYNGNLAIDITVSNTNNEDLISSADKIKEYIYKYNQKQQNVQLHVTSDRSITLNGRTQLLIENGIVGILLVLFFLALFLNLRLAIWVAFGLPVAFFGMFIFAAQFDVTINVLSLFGMIIVIGILVDDGIVIGENIYHHYYDLGKSKINAAIDGTMEVIPPIISAILTTIIAFSTFFFVDGRLGSFFGEVSTVVLLTLTVSLVEALVILPAHIAHSKALDRKRLENGEVKNKGKIDAFFSKINSAADAWLTKVRDTYYIPFLKFSLKNKVFAFAIPIAIMVFSKLAMDAGIVKSAFFPRIASDQIQITLNMPQGTNEKITDSLISFIEEKVWIANDTFTKKQTGNIPVIENLIKRIGPGSANASLTVNLLPGESRDFSSPEITNFISNKVGKVYGVESLIFGSGGNFGGSPIAVSLLGNNIKELKAVKQELKQELENNPLLKDVVDNDPAGIKEVKITLKDKAYVLGLNLQTIMSQIRYGFFGFQAQRFQRGQDEIKVWVRYDKKDRSSINDLDDMRIIAPNGARVPFSEIASYTIARGDIAINHLEGKREIQISADLKDAKESNTEILDDIKTRILPEILSKYPTVKPIYEGQNRERNKTTESVNLVGPIILLLIYIVIAFTFRSYSQPILLIIMIPFSMIGVIWGHYFHSFPIGILSFLGIIALIGIMVNDGLVLIGKFNSYLKEGMKFNVALIAAGQSRFRAIFLTSLTTIAGLAPLMLEKSRQAQFLKPMAISIAYGIGIATILTLVMLPLLLAVSNSIKVKVKWLKTGNAVTKEEVERAIIESKFNEDEI; this is encoded by the coding sequence ATGAAAAAAATAATTACCTATTTTATAAAATATCCAGTAGCTGTAAATGTAATGATTATAGCCTTTGTGGTATTAGGAACTGTTGGGGTTTTAAATATGAAATCTTCCTTTTTTCCATTGGTAGATTCGCAATTAATTAGAATTACATTGGCATATCCTGGTGCATCACCAGCGGAAATGGAAGAAGGTGTTGTTTTAAAAATTGAAGATAATTTAAAAGGAATTGTAGGTGTAGAAAGAGTAACTTCTGTATCTCGAGAAAATTCTGCCAATGTAAATGTAGAGGTTGAAAAAGGTAAAAATATAGATGTTGTTTTATCTGATGTTAAGAACGCTGTAGATAGAGTGCCTTCTTTTCCTTCTGGTTTGGAACCGCCTGTTATTGCCAAAGTAGAAAATATAAGACCTACAATTAGTTTTACAATTAGTGGAGAAAATGTATCATTAAAAACCTTAAAGCAATATGCTAGAGGTGTAGAAAATGATATAAGAGGAATTGAAGGTATTTCTCAAGTGGTTATTTCTGGTTTTCCAGATGAAGAGATAGAAATAGCGCTACGAGAAAACGATTTACGTGCATACAATTTATCGTTTACCGAAGTAGCAAATGCAATAAGAAATACCAATCTTTTAATTACTGGTGGTAATATAAAAACTGCAGAAGAAGACTATTTAATTAGAGCTAATAACAGGTCTTATTATGGTGTAGAACTTCAAAATTTAATTGTAAGATCTCAGCAAAACGGAAATATAATTCGCCTAAAAGATATTGCAGAAATTAGAGACACTTGGTCGGAAAATCCCGATAGGTTATTTTACAATGGCAATTTAGCTATCGATATTACAGTAAGTAATACCAATAATGAAGATTTAATTTCTTCTGCAGATAAAATTAAAGAATACATTTATAAGTACAACCAAAAGCAACAAAACGTTCAGCTACATGTTACCAGCGATAGAAGTATTACTTTAAACGGAAGAACGCAATTATTAATTGAAAACGGTATTGTAGGTATTTTATTAGTATTGTTTTTTTTAGCATTATTTTTAAATTTAAGATTGGCAATTTGGGTAGCATTTGGTTTACCAGTTGCATTTTTCGGAATGTTTATTTTTGCTGCCCAGTTCGATGTTACCATAAATGTTTTGTCTCTTTTTGGGATGATTATAGTAATTGGTATTTTAGTTGATGACGGTATTGTTATTGGAGAAAATATATATCATCATTATTACGATTTAGGAAAATCAAAAATAAATGCAGCTATAGATGGTACCATGGAAGTAATTCCACCTATAATTTCTGCTATTTTAACTACTATTATCGCGTTCTCTACTTTTTTCTTTGTAGATGGAAGGTTAGGAAGTTTTTTTGGAGAAGTATCTACAGTAGTATTGCTTACATTAACCGTTTCTTTAGTAGAAGCTTTGGTAATTTTACCCGCGCACATTGCACACTCAAAAGCTTTGGATAGAAAACGATTAGAAAATGGAGAGGTAAAGAATAAAGGAAAAATAGATGCTTTTTTCAGCAAAATTAATTCAGCTGCAGATGCATGGCTTACCAAAGTTAGAGACACGTATTATATCCCTTTTTTAAAATTTAGTTTAAAAAACAAAGTCTTTGCCTTTGCAATTCCTATTGCTATTATGGTTTTTAGTAAATTAGCCATGGATGCAGGAATTGTAAAAAGTGCTTTTTTTCCAAGAATTGCTAGTGATCAAATTCAGATTACTTTAAATATGCCCCAAGGGACAAATGAAAAAATTACCGATTCTTTAATATCATTTATAGAAGAAAAAGTTTGGATTGCTAATGATACCTTTACCAAAAAACAAACTGGAAACATACCGGTTATAGAAAATTTAATTAAAAGAATTGGGCCTGGAAGTGCAAATGCAAGTTTAACAGTAAACTTACTACCAGGTGAGTCTAGAGATTTTTCATCGCCAGAAATAACTAATTTTATTAGTAATAAGGTTGGCAAAGTATATGGGGTAGAAAGTTTAATTTTTGGTTCTGGAGGTAATTTTGGTGGGAGTCCAATTGCTGTTTCTTTACTCGGAAACAATATAAAAGAATTAAAAGCGGTTAAACAAGAATTAAAACAAGAATTAGAAAATAATCCGTTACTTAAAGATGTGGTAGATAATGACCCTGCCGGAATTAAAGAAGTAAAAATTACATTAAAAGACAAAGCTTATGTATTGGGCTTAAACCTACAGACAATTATGTCTCAAATTCGCTATGGCTTTTTTGGATTTCAAGCACAACGTTTTCAGCGTGGTCAAGACGAAATAAAAGTTTGGGTTCGTTACGACAAAAAAGATAGGTCTTCTATAAATGATTTAGATGATATGCGAATAATTGCACCGAACGGCGCACGGGTTCCATTTTCTGAAATAGCAAGCTATACCATTGCTAGGGGAGACATAGCAATTAATCACCTAGAAGGAAAAAGAGAAATTCAAATATCTGCAGATTTAAAAGATGCTAAAGAAAGTAATACAGAAATTTTAGACGATATAAAAACTAGGATTTTACCAGAAATTTTATCGAAGTATCCAACGGTAAAACCAATATATGAAGGTCAGAATAGAGAGCGTAATAAAACTACAGAATCGGTAAATTTAGTGGGGCCTATAATTTTATTACTCATTTACATTGTTATTGCCTTTACTTTCCGTTCATACAGTCAGCCAATTTTATTAATTATCATGATTCCTTTTAGTATGATTGGTGTAATATGGGGGCATTATTTTCATAGTTTTCCAATTGGTATATTATCATTTTTAGGAATCATAGCATTAATTGGTATTATGGTAAACGATGGTTTGGTGTTAATTGGTAAGTTTAACAGTTATTTAAAAGAAGGAATGAAATTTAATGTAGCATTAATAGCGGCAGGACAATCTCGTTTTAGAGCTATTTTCTTAACCTCGTTAACTACTATTGCAGGGTTGGCTCCGTTAATGTTAGAAAAAAGTAGGCAAGCACAATTTTTAAAACCGATGGCTATTTCCATAGCATACGGTATAGGAATTGCAACGATTTTAACGTTGGTAATGTTACCACTATTATTGGCTGTTTCTAATAGTATTAAAGTAAAAGTTAAATGGTTAAAAACGGGCAATGCAGTTACTAAAGAAGAGGTGGAAAGAGCCATTATAGAATCTAAATTCAATGAAGATGAAATATAA
- a CDS encoding TolC family protein, giving the protein MKYNNQLLLFLLIFTFFYGYSQQILTKKEALEIALENNFGIKIANNNLETAKNNASILNGGFLPTATINSGADYRTNNQKIVFTDPQTGSDAERVGNGVITKNYNTSVALNYTIFDGMGRKYNYKQLKETYNLTAIQARQTIENTYLQLFTLYFQIARLSENKLNLEQALAISKSRFKRAKYQYEYGQTNKLEMLNAAVDVNNDSITLIAASQQLSNAKRGLNVVLGVEKPVTYEVETQVDFNEMLVLQDLEEKTMKNNSLLKQNEKNIAISEFNIKINKANYFPRLNFNASYGLNRTENENLVNPFGARLITSNGINAGVSLSWSIFDGGGTKTRVKNAKIALENQEILLEQQKLTIKNSVKNTWNNYKNQLFILKAQETNVATAANNFKRTEDRYNLGQVTSIEFRQAQINFINAKTALNNAKFDAKLIELQLLQLSGDILNVSF; this is encoded by the coding sequence ATGAAATATAATAATCAACTACTATTATTTTTACTGATTTTTACTTTTTTTTACGGATATTCTCAGCAAATTCTAACGAAAAAGGAAGCGTTAGAAATAGCTTTAGAAAATAACTTCGGAATAAAAATTGCTAATAATAATTTGGAAACTGCAAAAAATAATGCAAGTATCCTTAATGGAGGTTTTTTGCCAACGGCTACAATAAATTCTGGAGCAGATTATAGAACTAATAATCAAAAAATTGTATTTACAGATCCGCAAACAGGTAGCGATGCCGAAAGAGTGGGTAATGGGGTAATCACCAAAAATTACAACACCTCTGTAGCTTTAAATTACACTATTTTTGATGGAATGGGGAGAAAATATAATTATAAACAATTAAAAGAAACGTATAATTTAACAGCTATACAAGCTAGGCAAACAATAGAAAATACTTATTTACAACTTTTTACACTTTATTTTCAAATAGCACGACTTTCAGAGAATAAGTTAAATTTAGAACAAGCATTGGCTATTTCTAAAAGTAGGTTTAAAAGAGCAAAATATCAGTATGAATATGGACAAACCAATAAGTTAGAAATGTTAAATGCTGCAGTAGATGTTAATAATGATAGCATAACTTTAATAGCTGCATCACAGCAATTAAGCAATGCAAAAAGAGGTTTAAATGTTGTTTTAGGAGTTGAAAAACCTGTTACTTATGAGGTAGAAACACAAGTTGATTTTAACGAGATGTTGGTGTTGCAAGACTTAGAAGAAAAAACAATGAAAAATAATAGTTTGTTAAAGCAAAATGAAAAAAATATTGCAATTAGCGAATTTAATATTAAAATTAACAAAGCAAACTATTTTCCAAGACTTAATTTTAATGCTTCTTATGGTTTAAATAGAACAGAAAATGAGAATTTGGTAAACCCTTTTGGGGCTCGATTAATTACCTCAAATGGTATCAACGCAGGTGTGTCTCTCTCTTGGAGTATTTTTGATGGTGGCGGAACAAAAACAAGAGTAAAAAATGCAAAAATAGCCCTCGAAAATCAAGAGATTTTACTAGAACAGCAAAAGTTAACCATCAAAAATAGCGTAAAAAATACCTGGAATAATTATAAAAATCAGCTATTTATTTTAAAAGCTCAAGAAACAAATGTAGCTACCGCAGCAAATAATTTTAAAAGAACTGAAGATCGTTATAACCTTGGCCAAGTTACTTCTATAGAGTTTAGGCAAGCACAAATTAATTTTATAAATGCTAAAACAGCGTTGAACAATGCTAAATTTGATGCAAAACTTATAGAATTACAATTGTTGCAGTTAAGTGGAGATATTTTAAATGTTTCTTTTTAA